One window of Alkalibacter saccharofermentans DSM 14828 genomic DNA carries:
- a CDS encoding SGNH/GDSL hydrolase family protein translates to MKKFFSITLTFVIAFGGLGLGQRILMPKYTTGIVEGALIEEYYHEDTPHDVIIIGDCEVYENISPITLWEEYGITSFIRGSAQQLIWQSYYLLEETLKYEKPEVVIFSVLAMKYDQPQNEAYNRMTLDGMRPSVQKFKSIRASMLPEEDMISYVFPILRYHSRWSELSREDFAEALKRERRFHNGYYMRADIKPVETIPEGRVLPNYDFGENAYKYLDMMVELCKENDIELLLIKAPSLYPFWYDQWEEQMVDYANRHDIKYINFLELIEETGIDFSVDTYDAGLHLNVTGAEKLSIYLGNFLQDRYGLKDWRNDRDLSEIWEEKCEFYHGMKTRQYKELEKYGYLKSIKGE, encoded by the coding sequence ATGAAAAAATTCTTTAGCATTACGTTAACCTTTGTCATTGCCTTTGGAGGACTTGGTTTGGGGCAAAGAATTTTGATGCCCAAATATACAACAGGAATCGTTGAAGGAGCCCTTATAGAGGAATATTATCATGAGGACACTCCTCATGACGTTATAATCATTGGCGATTGTGAGGTTTACGAAAACATCTCACCCATAACTCTATGGGAAGAATACGGAATAACCAGTTTTATCAGAGGAAGCGCTCAGCAGCTTATATGGCAGAGCTATTACCTCCTAGAAGAGACTTTGAAATACGAAAAGCCAGAGGTTGTCATATTCAGCGTATTGGCGATGAAATACGATCAGCCTCAAAATGAAGCATACAACAGGATGACTCTTGACGGCATGAGACCATCTGTTCAGAAATTTAAATCCATCAGAGCATCAATGCTTCCGGAAGAGGATATGATAAGCTATGTCTTCCCTATTTTGAGATACCATTCCAGATGGAGCGAACTTAGCAGAGAAGATTTCGCAGAAGCACTTAAAAGAGAGCGAAGATTCCACAATGGCTACTATATGAGAGCGGATATCAAGCCGGTAGAGACCATACCAGAGGGAAGGGTACTGCCGAATTATGATTTCGGAGAAAATGCATATAAGTATCTGGATATGATGGTTGAGCTTTGCAAGGAAAACGATATCGAGCTTCTATTGATCAAAGCCCCGAGCCTGTACCCGTTTTGGTATGATCAGTGGGAGGAACAGATGGTGGATTATGCTAATAGACATGACATTAAATATATAAATTTTCTAGAACTGATAGAAGAGACGGGTATAGATTTCTCTGTAGATACCTACGATGCAGGATTACATCTAAACGTCACGGGCGCTGAAAAGCTGTCGATTTATTTAGGGAACTTTCTTCAAGATAGATATGGATTAAAAGATTGGCGAAACGACAGAGATCTTTCTGAGATTTGGGAAGAGAAGTGTGAATTTTACCATGGGATGAAAACCCGCCAATATAAAGAACTTGAAAAATACGGATACCTAAAAAGTATTAAAGGAGAATGA
- a CDS encoding secondary thiamine-phosphate synthase enzyme YjbQ, protein MHKKISIKTQKRSQMIDITQAIENAVSEEGIMDGIVVVYSPHTTAGITINEGADPDVVHDILMQLDEAHPWNHRKYLHGEGNTAAHIKTSLVGVSQSIPVVHGKMVLGTWQSIYFCEFDGPRNRACHVKLIGGR, encoded by the coding sequence ATGCATAAAAAAATTTCAATAAAAACTCAAAAAAGGTCTCAGATGATAGATATCACGCAAGCAATTGAAAATGCAGTCTCAGAAGAAGGGATAATGGATGGCATTGTAGTTGTATACTCTCCCCATACAACAGCGGGTATTACTATAAATGAAGGGGCAGACCCAGACGTTGTTCATGACATCTTGATGCAGCTTGATGAAGCGCATCCATGGAACCATCGAAAGTACCTCCATGGGGAAGGAAATACAGCGGCTCACATAAAAACAAGCTTGGTGGGGGTATCGCAAAGCATTCCGGTAGTCCATGGAAAGATGGTGCTTGGAACATGGCAGAGCATTTATTTTTGCGAATTTGACGGACCGAGAAATAGAGCATGCCATGTAAAACTAATAGGCGGACGATAG
- a CDS encoding MATE family efflux transporter, which translates to MTNLKLFSGLNDKVFIKTMLMIALPVMLQSFTTSLLNLIDTVMVGKLGEIEIAAVGIANQYFFFFNMLLIGICGGCSVFIAQYWGKRDLTNIKRILGIGILSIAASAFVFAVIGFFYAENIISIFSNDSIVIKSGSRYLKVAVFSYAFTGMTFLYSFSLRSIGKATQPLVINLIALAINIILNYILIFGKLGAPALGVAGAATATLVARIIEMTILLISIYALKSPLAGKIRELTDISTSYFKSTYRTILPVVLNDLCWGLASLVYIAVYGRMGTQAVASIQICNTVNNLFMVVAFGLSNAAAVMIGNSIGEDDMEKTKSYAKNLVATSILASIILGLILAISSPYILNFFNISSQVRSSAQIILYMISVVFFIRVLGIMLIVGILRGGGDATRALIIEGFTMWFIGVPLILAGAFLWKLPVHLVYALAIFEEIFKCAISLFRLKSGKWINNLT; encoded by the coding sequence ATGACTAATTTGAAACTATTTTCGGGACTCAATGACAAAGTATTTATAAAAACCATGCTTATGATAGCATTGCCGGTTATGCTCCAAAGTTTCACTACTTCCCTTCTAAATTTAATAGATACCGTCATGGTAGGAAAACTTGGCGAAATAGAGATCGCCGCCGTAGGCATAGCAAACCAGTATTTCTTCTTTTTCAACATGCTTCTCATAGGCATATGCGGAGGCTGCAGCGTATTTATCGCCCAGTATTGGGGCAAAAGAGACTTAACTAACATAAAAAGGATTCTTGGTATAGGCATCCTGTCAATTGCAGCTTCTGCCTTTGTATTTGCTGTCATCGGTTTTTTTTACGCTGAAAATATAATATCCATTTTCAGCAATGACTCCATAGTCATAAAATCTGGTTCAAGGTATTTGAAAGTTGCAGTATTCAGCTATGCGTTTACAGGCATGACCTTTCTTTACAGCTTCTCCCTTCGCTCCATAGGAAAAGCAACTCAACCGCTTGTAATAAACCTAATAGCACTTGCTATTAACATAATCCTTAACTACATATTGATATTCGGCAAGTTGGGAGCCCCAGCTCTCGGCGTTGCAGGGGCGGCTACAGCTACTCTAGTTGCCAGAATTATCGAGATGACGATACTTCTGATTTCCATATATGCACTAAAAAGCCCCTTAGCTGGAAAAATACGAGAACTTACAGACATAAGCACCAGCTATTTCAAGAGCACCTACAGGACCATACTCCCTGTAGTACTCAACGATCTTTGCTGGGGATTGGCAAGCCTCGTCTACATAGCGGTTTATGGAAGGATGGGAACTCAGGCAGTAGCAAGCATTCAGATATGCAACACGGTCAACAATCTGTTCATGGTGGTCGCCTTCGGCCTTTCAAATGCGGCTGCGGTTATGATAGGCAACAGCATCGGAGAGGATGATATGGAAAAGACTAAATCATATGCCAAAAACCTGGTCGCGACATCAATCCTGGCGAGCATTATTCTAGGATTGATACTTGCAATTTCCTCTCCTTATATACTTAATTTTTTCAATATATCAAGCCAAGTAAGATCAAGCGCCCAAATAATCCTTTACATGATTTCCGTGGTGTTTTTTATAAGAGTATTGGGAATCATGCTTATAGTCGGAATACTTAGAGGTGGCGGAGATGCAACTAGAGCCCTTATCATTGAGGGTTTTACCATGTGGTTTATAGGTGTTCCACTGATTTTGGCAGGAGCCTTTCTGTGGAAGCTTCCTGTTCATTTGGTATATGCACTGGCAATTTTTGAAGAAATATTCAAATGTGCTATCAGTTTGTTCAGATTAAAATCCGGCAAATGGATCAATAATTTAACGTAA